The Gloeobacter violaceus PCC 7421 DNA window CGTTCTTCACAAGGGCTGTGGGACCGCTTCGCCGATTGGGTGACCTCCACCAACAACCGCTTCTACGTTGGTTGGTTCGGCGTCCTGATGATCCCCACCCTGCTTTCTGCGACGATTTGCTTCGTCGTCGCTTTTGTCGCCGCCCCGCCGGTGGACATGGACGGCATCCGCGAACCGATTTCCGGTTCGCTGCTGTACGGCAACAACATCATCACCGGGGCGGTGATCCCGTCTTCCAACGCCATCGGCCTGCACTTCTACCCAATTTGGGAAGCGGCTTCGATGGACGAGTGGCTCTACAACGGCGGCCCCTACCAGCTGGTGGTCTTCCATTTTCTCATTGGGGTGTTTTGCTACCTGGGCCGCGAGTGGGAGCTCAGCTACCGTTTGGGCCTGCGTCCGTGGATCTGCATCGCCTACAGTGCTCCTGTGGCGGCGGCGGCGGCGGTCTTCTTGATTTACCCGATTGGCCAGGGCAGCTTCAGTGACGGTATGCCGTTGGGTATTTCGGGCACGTTCAACTTCATGTTTGTTTTTCAGGCGGAGCACAACATTCTGAACCATCCTTTCCACATGCTGGGGGTGGCGGGTGTGTTCGGCGGTTCGCTGTTCAGTGCGATGCACGGTTCGCTGGTGACTTCTTCATTGATTCGTGAGACGTCGATGGAAGAGTCCCAGAACTACGGATACAAGTTTGGCCAGGAAGAGGAGACGTACAACATCATTGCGGCGCATGGTTACTTTGGCCGTTTGATTTTCCAGTACGCCAGCTTCAACAACAGCCGCAGTTTGCACTTTTTCTTGGCGGCGTGGCCGGTGATTGGGATTTGGTTCACGGCGCTGGGCATCAGTGTGATGGCGTTCAACCTGAACGGCTTCAACTTCAACAGCAGCATCGTGGATTCTCAGGGTCGTGCGATATACACGTGGGCGGACATCGTCAACCGAGCGAATTTGGGAATGGAAGTGATGCACGAGCGCAATGCTCACAACTTCCCCTTGGATTTGGCTGGAACGGAGTCGGCTCCGGTGGCGGTGGGCAACGCCGACCTCAACGGCTAATTGCTGAGCCAATTCGGACATGAAAGGGGCCCCTTCGGGGGCCTCTTTTTCGTGCCAGAATCGACCAGGACGCAGTGGAATGGTACGGATGATGCGAATTTTGGGGAAGTATTTGTGGGTGGCGGCATTGCTGGCAGCAGGAAGCGCCGTTGCGCTCGCAGATACGTACACGGACAAACTGGCGAAAGTTCAAGTGACAATCCCAGGCGATTTCAACACAACCCGGAACGGTCAGACCCTGACGGTAAGTGCCCCGGATGAAACGGTTTCGATGGTGATCGACTCGCTGGCCGAGACGGATCTCGAGGCCGCGGGCAAAGCCATCGACAAGCGTGCAGCTGAACAAGTCAGTGATCTGAAGTTCAAAGGCAGTCCCAGGAAGGTAAAGATTAACGGCCTGGCAGGAGTGACGCTCACCGGGTCGGGCACCGTGAAGACCAAAGCCGTGCGGGTCAACACCATGGCGCTGATCACACCGGCCAACCGGGTGTTCTTCGTGATCACGACTGTGAACGATGACGCCACCAAGGCGGCGGCGCCGGTGGTTCAGCAAATCCTCTCCAGCATCAAGGCGGTTTAGCCGGCCCCGCCCCAGCGCTCCAGAAACCGGCGATAGACAGCTTCGTAGGCAGCAGCCAGGGCTGCGTCCGGCAGGATCTGCCGATCCAGGCGCACCATTCGGGCCGCAGCCTGGGCGACACCCACCCCCCAGACACCGGCGGCAGCCAGGATTGCCGCTCCGAGAGCGGGCTGCACCTGGGCAGGCAGTTGCAGCTCCCGGCCCAGGACGGCGGCGCGAATGCGTAGCCAGACTTCGCTGTGGGTACCGCCCCCCACGCACAGTAAAGCCCCCTGGACCGGCATACCCAGAGCCATCAGACGCTCAAGCCCCAGGCGCTCGACAAAAGCCACTCCTTCGAGCAGTCCGGCGTAAAAGTGCGGATCTTCGGTTGGAACATCCGGTAATCCCCCGGCAAAATCGGCACCCGAGCGCGGAAAACGCTCGCCCGGTGTGGCCAGAGGATAAGCGGTCTGGCCGGTGGGGCGGTTCAAAGCTTCCGCACACCCGTTCAACTCTTCCCATTGCTCCCGGGGATAGAACTTTTCCAGAATCGCCCCACCGCAGGCGGAGGCGGCCCCGGGCAGCCACAAGCGCCCATCGGGATGGAGGTGACTGTAGACAGCACCGTCCGCACTGGCAATCTTCGCTTCGCTGACTCCCTTGAAAATGAGCGTGCTCCCGAGGCTGAGGCAGACCTGCCCGACGGCGAGGGCGCCGCTTGCGATCTGTCCCGCCACGCCGTCGGTGCAACCGGCCACCAGCTTCACGCCGCTCCCCAGACCCCATTCGGGGGCGAGGGTGCCCACCACCGTGCCGGGCCGCACGACCGCGGGCAACTGTGCGGCCGGAACACCGGCCGCCAGTGCCAGGCTCCACTTTCCTGCCGCGGGATCGTAGCCGCTTTTAAGCGCGCAGGTGTGGTCCGTCCAACCCACTTTGGCCCCGAGAGCCGTCAGCAAGTAATCGCTTGGATGGGTAAGCCGGCAATCTGTGCTCCCCTGCAATTGCCACCACAGCCAGCGGCTGAGGCCCCAACCGGCCGGGATGCCGAAGCGCGCCCCCAGCTCTGAGCCCCGCCGGTCGCTGTAGAGCCAGGCGGAGGCGATGGGGCGGCCTTTGCAGTCCGTGGGCAGGACCGTTCCGGAGGTGCTCGTGGCGCTGACGGCCAGTACCGGCCCGGGTAATTCCCTGATCAACGGCTTCCACAACTTTTCGAGCGAGGCGAGCCATTGGGCGGGATCTTGTTCACTCGCGGCCACCGGCCAGGTTTGCGAAGCCGTGGCGACAGCCAGGCCACTTCCGTCGACGGCAACCAGCCTCAAACCCGAGGTACCCAGGTCGATCCCGACGAACAACCCAGGTGCGGTAGCATGGAAGTGTGCCGATGACCCGAGAACTACCATGGGATTTTTCGATTCTGAGATCGTCCAACAAGAGGCTCGAGAATTCTATCAGGAGTACCAGGAGCTGATGCAGGTCGGCAGCAACTACGGCAAGTTCGACCGGGAAGGCAAGAAGATATTCATCGAAAAAATGGAAGAACTGCTCGACCGCCAGCGCATTATGCTCAAGCGCATGGAGTTGTCCGATGACTTCATGGCGCAGATGGCGATGAAGCAGATGTCCGATCAGCTCAACACCTTCGGCATGACGCCCCAACAGATGTTCCAGCAGATGGAATCAACCCTCGAACAGATGAAAGCCCAGATTAAGGAATGACATGCCCGCGAGAAAGCTGACCAAAGGGCAGCAGGCGGTGCTCGAAGCCCTTGCCAGTTCAAAGCGCCCCCTTTGTGCTCAAGATATCTACCTGCAACTGCGCGGGACCGAGCAGGAAGTGGGTCTTGCCACGGTTTACCGCTCGCTCGAAGCGTTGCTCGCGGACGACCGCATTCAGATCATCGACGTGCGCGACAACCAGGCCCATTATTTGATGGGGCGCGCCAACCATAGCCAGCACCATCTTATTTGTCTGAGCTGCAAACGGGTGGTTCCCCTCGATCACTGCCCGGTGAGTGCTCTCGAACAACACCTTTCCCAGGATCACGAGTTTCAGATTGCTTACCATGTGCTCGATTTTTACGGCACCTGCGGCGAGTGCCGTCAGGCTGTGGGAGCCTGAAGCGCACGATGTCTTCTATTGCGATTGTCTGGCACCGTCGGGATCTCAGAGTGCACGACAACCCTGCTCTCTGGCAGGCAAGCCGCACGGGCGGGCAGGTGCTCGCCGTTTTCATCGTCGATCCGACCATTGTCGAGCGCGATGACACCGCCCCGGCACGGATCTATTTTCTGCGCGAATCGGTGCTGGAATTGCAAAAGGCCTACCGCACCATCGGCGGCCGTCTGGCGGTGCGCGTGGGCGAGCCGGTGCAGCAACTGGTGGCCCTGGCCCAAGCCGTGGGAGCCGGGGCGGTCTATTTTAACGACGACATCGAGCCCTACGCCCGCGAGCGCGACGCACGGGCGGCAGAAGCACTCCGGGCCGCCGGGATCACCGTCCATGCCTGTGCCGAGATCTTGTTGCACCCGGCCGGGGAGGTGCTCACCGCCGCGGGGGGCAAGCCCTACACGGTCTACACGCCCTTCTGGCGGCAATGGTCCGCCAAGCCGAAGCCCAAGCCCTTCCCGACGCCTGAACGTCTCGAAGCGCCCACCGTTGAGGAGCAGTCTTTTCCGGAATTGGCGCAACTGGGCAGACCCTTCGCGGGCGAGCTGCTGGTCAGCCCGGGTGAGCAATCGGGGCTTGAGCAACTCGAAGCTTTTGCCCGCGAAGGGCTCTACCGCTACGGCGAAAGGCGGGATCTGCCCGGTTGCGACGGCACTTCCCGCTTAAGTGCACACCTCAAATTCGGGACCGTTGGCATCCGGGCGGTCTGGGCGCGCACGATGGACGCCTGGAAGCAGGCCGAGCACGATCGCGACCGGGCGGGACTGGCGGTCTGGCAGCAGGAACTGGGCTGGCGTGAATTTTACAAGTACGAGCTGTTTCACCTTCCGCAACTGGCCGGTCGTCCCTTCCGGCGCGAGTTTGAGAATTTTCAGTGGGATGAGGACCAGGAGCGCTTCGAGCGCTGGTGCCAAGGAGAGACAGGCTATCCGATCGTCGATGCGGCGATGCGTCAGCTCAATACCGTCAGTTGGATGCACAACCGCCTGCGGATGATTGTGGCCAGTTTTCTGACCAAAGATTTGCTGCTGCCCTACGGCTGGGGCGAGCGCTACTTCATGCAAAAACTGGTGGACGGCGATCTGTCGGCCAACAACGGCGGCTGGC harbors:
- a CDS encoding cryptochrome/photolyase family protein, whose protein sequence is MSSIAIVWHRRDLRVHDNPALWQASRTGGQVLAVFIVDPTIVERDDTAPARIYFLRESVLELQKAYRTIGGRLAVRVGEPVQQLVALAQAVGAGAVYFNDDIEPYARERDARAAEALRAAGITVHACAEILLHPAGEVLTAAGGKPYTVYTPFWRQWSAKPKPKPFPTPERLEAPTVEEQSFPELAQLGRPFAGELLVSPGEQSGLEQLEAFAREGLYRYGERRDLPGCDGTSRLSAHLKFGTVGIRAVWARTMDAWKQAEHDRDRAGLAVWQQELGWREFYKYELFHLPQLAGRPFRREFENFQWDEDQERFERWCQGETGYPIVDAAMRQLNTVSWMHNRLRMIVASFLTKDLLLPYGWGERYFMQKLVDGDLSANNGGWQWAASVGTDPKPLRIFNPSTQAGRYDPKAVFIRRWLPELEGVDTALLVTSERLPPLMRAQHRYAQPIVEHKRQQQVFKERYRAVRAQQADPGARDSE
- the psbA gene encoding photosystem II q(b) protein, which codes for MTATLERRSSQGLWDRFADWVTSTNNRFYVGWFGVLMIPTLLSATICFVVAFVAAPPVDMDGIREPISGSLLYGNNIITGAVIPSSNAIGLHFYPIWEAASMDEWLYNGGPYQLVVFHFLIGVFCYLGREWELSYRLGLRPWICIAYSAPVAAAAAVFLIYPIGQGSFSDGMPLGISGTFNFMFVFQAEHNILNHPFHMLGVAGVFGGSLFSAMHGSLVTSSLIRETSMEESQNYGYKFGQEEETYNIIAAHGYFGRLIFQYASFNNSRSLHFFLAAWPVIGIWFTALGISVMAFNLNGFNFNSSIVDSQGRAIYTWADIVNRANLGMEVMHERNAHNFPLDLAGTESAPVAVGNADLNG
- a CDS encoding DUF1825 family protein; this encodes MGFFDSEIVQQEAREFYQEYQELMQVGSNYGKFDREGKKIFIEKMEELLDRQRIMLKRMELSDDFMAQMAMKQMSDQLNTFGMTPQQMFQQMESTLEQMKAQIKE
- a CDS encoding FGGY-family carbohydrate kinase; translation: MFVGIDLGTSGLRLVAVDGSGLAVATASQTWPVAASEQDPAQWLASLEKLWKPLIRELPGPVLAVSATSTSGTVLPTDCKGRPIASAWLYSDRRGSELGARFGIPAGWGLSRWLWWQLQGSTDCRLTHPSDYLLTALGAKVGWTDHTCALKSGYDPAAGKWSLALAAGVPAAQLPAVVRPGTVVGTLAPEWGLGSGVKLVAGCTDGVAGQIASGALAVGQVCLSLGSTLIFKGVSEAKIASADGAVYSHLHPDGRLWLPGAASACGGAILEKFYPREQWEELNGCAEALNRPTGQTAYPLATPGERFPRSGADFAGGLPDVPTEDPHFYAGLLEGVAFVERLGLERLMALGMPVQGALLCVGGGTHSEVWLRIRAAVLGRELQLPAQVQPALGAAILAAAGVWGVGVAQAAARMVRLDRQILPDAALAAAYEAVYRRFLERWGGAG
- a CDS encoding Fur family transcriptional regulator, with amino-acid sequence MPARKLTKGQQAVLEALASSKRPLCAQDIYLQLRGTEQEVGLATVYRSLEALLADDRIQIIDVRDNQAHYLMGRANHSQHHLICLSCKRVVPLDHCPVSALEQHLSQDHEFQIAYHVLDFYGTCGECRQAVGA